The proteins below are encoded in one region of Chrysemys picta bellii isolate R12L10 chromosome 4, ASM1138683v2, whole genome shotgun sequence:
- the BMP4 gene encoding bone morphogenetic protein 4 isoform X1, with amino-acid sequence MIPGNRMLMVILLCQVLLGGTNHASLIPETGRKKVGELQAHAGSGRRSGQSHELLRGFEASLLQMFGLRRRPQPSKAAVIPAYMLDLYRLQSGEEEESLQDISLRYPERSTSRANTVRSFHHEEHLENLPGPSDTPRVRFLFNLSSVPENEVITSAELRLYREQLEARSPAWERGSHRINIYEVMKPPPARGQVITRLLDTRLVHHNVSRWESFDVSPAVLRWTQDRQPNHGLAVEVTPLPPAPAGPGNHVRISRSLPQGDGDWAQLRPLLVTFSHDGRGHALTRRARRSAKHQRPRKNKKNCRRHALYVDFSDVGWNDWIVAPPGYQAFYCHGDCPFPLADHLNSTNHAIVQTLVNSVNASIPKACCVPTELSAISMLYLDEYDKVVLKNYQEMVVEGCGCR; translated from the exons ATGATTCCTGGTAACCGAATGCTGATGGTCATTCTGTTATGCCAAGTTCTGCTAGGAGGTACTAACCATGCCAGTTTGATACCCGAGACGGGGAGGAAGAAAGTTGGAGAACTCCAGGCTCACGCAGGATCTGGACGCCGCTCCGGGCAAAGCCATGAACTCTTGCGGGGTTTCGAGGCGAGTTTGCTGCAGATGTTCGGGCTCCGCAGGcggccccagcccagcaaagCAGCCGTCATCCCCGCGTACATGCTGGATCTCTATCGGCTGCAGtccggggaagaggaggaaagccTGCAGGACATCAGCCTGCGGTATCCCGAGAGATCCACTAGCCGGGCCAACACCGTGAGGAGTTTCCACCATGAAG AACATCTGGAGAACCTCCCCGGGCCCAGCGACACCCCCCGCGTTCGCTTCCTCTTCAACCTCAGCAGCGTGCCGGAGAACGAGGTGATCACCTCGGCCGAGCTGCGGCTGTACCGGGAGCAGCTGGAAGCGCGGAGCCCCGCGTGGGAACGGGGCTCGCACCGGATCAACATCTACGAAGTGATGAAGCCCCCGCCGGCCCGCGGGCAGGTGATCACGCGGCTGCTGGACACGCGGCTGGTGCATCACAACGTGTCCCGGTGGGAGAGCTTCGACGTGAGCCCCGCCGTCCTCCGCTGGACCCAGGACAGGCAGCCCAACCACGGGCTGGCGGTGGAGGTGACCCCGCTGCCCCCGGCCCCCGCGGGCCCCGGGAACCACGTCAGGATTAGCCGATCTTTACCTCAAGGAGACGGGGACTGGGCCCAGTTGAGGCCGCTGCTGGTCACTTTCAGCCACGACGGCAGGGGCCACGCACTGACCCGCCGGGCCCGCCGCAGCGCCAAGCACCAGCGGCCCCGCAAGAACAAAAAAAACTGTCGACGCCACGCGCTCTATGTGGATTTCAGCGACGTGGGCTGGAACGACTGGATCGTGGCCCCCCCGGGCTACCAGGCCTTTTACTGCCACGGGGACTGCCCCTTCCCTTTGGCCGACCACCTCAACTCCACCAACCACGCCATCGTGCAAACCCTGGTGAACTCCGTCAACGCCAGCATCCCCAAGGCCTGCTGCGTGCCCACGGAGCTGAGCGCCATCTCCATGCTCTACCTGGACGAGTATGACAAAGTGGTCCTGAAAAACTACCAGGAGATGGTGGTGGAGGGGTGCGGGTGCCGTTAA
- the BMP4 gene encoding bone morphogenetic protein 4 isoform X2 — protein MFGLRRRPQPSKAAVIPAYMLDLYRLQSGEEEESLQDISLRYPERSTSRANTVRSFHHEEHLENLPGPSDTPRVRFLFNLSSVPENEVITSAELRLYREQLEARSPAWERGSHRINIYEVMKPPPARGQVITRLLDTRLVHHNVSRWESFDVSPAVLRWTQDRQPNHGLAVEVTPLPPAPAGPGNHVRISRSLPQGDGDWAQLRPLLVTFSHDGRGHALTRRARRSAKHQRPRKNKKNCRRHALYVDFSDVGWNDWIVAPPGYQAFYCHGDCPFPLADHLNSTNHAIVQTLVNSVNASIPKACCVPTELSAISMLYLDEYDKVVLKNYQEMVVEGCGCR, from the exons ATGTTCGGGCTCCGCAGGcggccccagcccagcaaagCAGCCGTCATCCCCGCGTACATGCTGGATCTCTATCGGCTGCAGtccggggaagaggaggaaagccTGCAGGACATCAGCCTGCGGTATCCCGAGAGATCCACTAGCCGGGCCAACACCGTGAGGAGTTTCCACCATGAAG AACATCTGGAGAACCTCCCCGGGCCCAGCGACACCCCCCGCGTTCGCTTCCTCTTCAACCTCAGCAGCGTGCCGGAGAACGAGGTGATCACCTCGGCCGAGCTGCGGCTGTACCGGGAGCAGCTGGAAGCGCGGAGCCCCGCGTGGGAACGGGGCTCGCACCGGATCAACATCTACGAAGTGATGAAGCCCCCGCCGGCCCGCGGGCAGGTGATCACGCGGCTGCTGGACACGCGGCTGGTGCATCACAACGTGTCCCGGTGGGAGAGCTTCGACGTGAGCCCCGCCGTCCTCCGCTGGACCCAGGACAGGCAGCCCAACCACGGGCTGGCGGTGGAGGTGACCCCGCTGCCCCCGGCCCCCGCGGGCCCCGGGAACCACGTCAGGATTAGCCGATCTTTACCTCAAGGAGACGGGGACTGGGCCCAGTTGAGGCCGCTGCTGGTCACTTTCAGCCACGACGGCAGGGGCCACGCACTGACCCGCCGGGCCCGCCGCAGCGCCAAGCACCAGCGGCCCCGCAAGAACAAAAAAAACTGTCGACGCCACGCGCTCTATGTGGATTTCAGCGACGTGGGCTGGAACGACTGGATCGTGGCCCCCCCGGGCTACCAGGCCTTTTACTGCCACGGGGACTGCCCCTTCCCTTTGGCCGACCACCTCAACTCCACCAACCACGCCATCGTGCAAACCCTGGTGAACTCCGTCAACGCCAGCATCCCCAAGGCCTGCTGCGTGCCCACGGAGCTGAGCGCCATCTCCATGCTCTACCTGGACGAGTATGACAAAGTGGTCCTGAAAAACTACCAGGAGATGGTGGTGGAGGGGTGCGGGTGCCGTTAA